TAAACTTAATATGGAAGTTTGCTCCACAGTCCGAGCATACACGCCTGCCAGTTAATCGATCGATTAATTCATCCTCATCAACCTCAATTAACAACGCCAGATCGATGTTAAGGCCTAACTTGAGTAAAACCTTATCTAAAAATACTGCCTGGGAAACTGTCCTCGGAAATCCATCCAGTAAAACACCTTCCCTGCAATCTGGTTCCAATAAACGTTCCCTTACAATTTCTACAACCAGTTCATCGGGAACCAGCTTGCCCTGATCCATATACTCACGCGCTTTACGACCCAGTGCTGTTTCCTCTTTTACGGCATTTCTTAAAATATCCCCTGTTGATACGTAGGCAAGATTAAATTCGTTGACTAATTTTTTTGCTTGAGTTCCCTTGCCTGCTCCAGGTGGTCCAATCAATATAATTAACATACAAAAACCTCACTTTTCGGATCTGTCGGTTTATGTGCCAAAATTTACTGTTCTTCGTCTGAGCAGCAAATCCTGCTGGCAAATGGAAAACAATCATTTAAAGATCAATTACCCCACCCCTGAAATACTATATGCTATTATTTATAATCAATAATCTCAGGTTCAACCTTATGTGTTAATAGGTTCCTTAAAAAGATGGAAGCACAGATTAAGTGCTTCCACCAATTTTTATCAGTAATAGTATGAACTGACCGTCCTTAATTCAATTAACTGCCAGATTATTGATCATTTTCTTCTTGTTTTTTGCTTTGCCAATTGTGCTGGACGGATGATACACCAGAAGATTGATCCTTATGTTTCATGTCGAGGTTTCCTGATAGCACAGAACCACTTTCCACCAGTAAACCATTTACCCTGAATGACCCAATTGCCGTTGCAGTTCGTTTCAGTTCCAGCTTGCCTTCCGCTTCAATAGTTCCTTCGTAATATCCGGCGATAGTTATATTTCTCGCTTTAATATCTACCTTTACCTTGCCGCTCTCACCAATAATTACATCGCCTTTATTAATTATTTTACCATCCGCCTGACCATCGATGCGGATTAATCCTTTCCCGTTGATCGTACCGGTAAAAACAGTTTCTTTGCCAATTACTGTGTTTACCTTATCGGACGAACTATCAAAACTATCCTTTTTAAACATTAACTTTCCTCCTTCGGCTACTACTGCTTCATATAATTTTGGGGATTTACAAAAGATCCATTATAATGAACCTCGTAGTGCAGGTGAGTACCGGTTGTTCGTCCGGAACTACCCATGTAACCGATATTTTGACCTTTTTCAACATACTCCCCAGCATTTACAGAAAATCCTGCAAGATGAGCATATAGCGTTTCATAACCGTAACCATGCTCTATAATTACAATATTGCCATAACTCCCCTGATAACCTGTAAATATTACTTCACCTGCTGCAGTTGCCCATATAGCTGTACCGCGGGCTCCAATTATATCAACCCCCGTATGAAACTGATAACCAGATGCTGAATAAGGGATTGGTCGCATGCCAAACCCGGAAGAAATACGTCCCCGCGCTGGCCAGATAGAAGGTGTCGCTTCCATCCGGGTGACATAGTCTTCCATGGAATCCAATAATTCTGTTTGTTCGGGAATTATATTTTGCAGGAGAAGGATGTTACTGGAAGCCCTTTCGAGAACACCGTTAGAAAGAGATCTACTGCTGTAGCTTCGGCCATTGTCATACATAATTGTATCTTGTTCAAGTATTGTAGCTGAAGTAGATTGTTCATTAATCCCTTTGATTTCACCTTCTTCACCTTCAATCCTTTCTGTTACCACCTCTATCAATTCGTCAATTTCACGTACCTGTTCCATCATTCTCTGGGTTTCAACCGCCAGAGCATCGATCTCTTCCTGTTGAGCCCTATTTGCCTGTCTTAAAGTTTGAACTTCCTTCGCATCTGCGACTGCCCTTATATAAGCAAATCCCAAGACACAAACCCCGGTAACAAACAAAACTAAAAAAGCAACAATTAATTTAACTGCAAAAAGAGGAAGTCGCAAACTAAACGTAGATTCCTCGGAATGAGGAACAACCATTATCGTAAAACACCTTTTGTTGTGTGAATCTGTCATGAATCTACCTTTATCCTTTCGAAGAAAATATCGGGTCACAAAATATCAATAACAAAAAGATAATTGCCCCCGATATAAAATATCCTGTTTATTATAACATACAGTGCAAGCCTTGACCAAATGTCCTACATGCTCTTTTAAAAGTGCATCAGGAACCTATTGTTTCACGTGAAACATTAAGTTGATTGGCTATGAAAATAATTGTTTCACGTGAAACATTTATTGTACTCCATCAGGCAATAGTTTGCTTACCAGTCTTTCTAAATCATCTTCGCTGTAATAATATATTTCAATCGCTCCACCATTTTTGCTCCTTTTAATAAGCACTTTTGTTCCATAAACTCTCTGCATCTGTAATTGCAATTCCTGTAAAAGTGGTTCCTGATGGATCTCTTTTTCCCCTTTTATTCTCTTTTTCCTTCCGGTTTCTGCGGCTATCTGTTCTGATACCCTGGATGATAAGCCCTCTTCAATTATTTTTATTGCAGATTGATATTGGAGAGCTCGATCGCTGATAGACAGGAGTGGTCGTGCCTGTCCAGGAGTAATTTCACCTTTTTCAAGCAGTTCCTTAACTGGTTCTGAAAGTGAAAGCAGTCTCAGGCTATTTGCAATTGTTGGCCTGCTCTTGCCGATTCTTTTTGCCAGCTCTTCCTGAGTATAATTAAATTCGTCCATCAACTTACGATATGCTGCAGCCTCTTCAATTGGATTAAGGTTTTCACGTTGCAGGTTTTCTATGAGTGCTATCTCCAGCATTGTTCCACGATCAATGTCACGAATTACTGCGGGAACTTTAGTTAATCCTGCAATTTGTGCAGCCCTGCATCTTCGTTCACCCGCTATCAATATATATTCATAATCATTATCACCCTTTGTTAACACTACAGCCTGGATTACTCCATGTTCTTTTATCGAAGCTGATAACTCCCTGAGCTTCTCATCATCAAAATTTTTCCTGGGCTGAAAAGGATTTGGTTTAATCGCCGCTAGTTCGATTTCACTTGTTTCGGGAGATACCGCAAGAACTTCGGGGATTAAAGCCCCCAAACCTTTACCCAGGCGTTTTTTTTCGCTCACCTGCCCATAACCTCCCTGGCTAACGCAATATGTAATTCTGCGCCTTTGCTTTTTGGATCATAATCAAGGATGTGTTTACCATGGCTTGGCGCTTCACTCAATCTAACATTTCGGGGTATTATAGTTTGATATACGTATTGTTTAAAATATTTTTTTACTTCTTCAGCTACTTGCTCAGATAGGTTGGTTCTTGTGTCATACATGGTAAGAATTACACCTTCAATACGCAACTCATTGTTTAAATGTTTTCTTACCAGCGAAATTGTATTCATTAGCTGCCCCAGGCCTTCCAGGGCATAATATTCACATTGTATTGGGATCATAACACCATTTGCGGCTTTAAGCGCATTCAAAGTAAGCAGTCCGAGTGAAGGGGGACAATCTATCAAAATGTAATCATAATCGCTTAGTACCGGGACCAGAGATTTTTTAAGTTTGCTTTCTCGCGAAACCATTGAGACCAGTTCTATTTCAGCGCCGGCCAGTTGTATAGTAGCTGGAACTACATATAAGTTTTTCCATTTTGTTGGTAGTATTATTTTTTTTATCGGCATTTCATCAATCAGGACATTGTAAATACAATCATTGATATCTTTTCTTGATAATCCTACGCCACTGGTTGTATTACCCTGAGGATCTACATCCACCAGTAAAACAGTTGCTCCCAGTTTGGCCATCGCCGCGCTAAGATTAATTGCAGTGGTAGTTTTACCCACTCCGCCTTTTTGATTTGCAATTGCAATAACATGAGCCATTATCAACATCCTCTGAATTTAATCCGAAACTTTCTCCATTAAGAATTAACTGTTATTCGTTTCCGGTTTTCCAGCATCTCTTTAGTCAGACGAATAGTTATTTCAATGTAATCTTTTTCTATCTTCTCATCAACTTCGGGGTATAATCCCGCGTTTTGTATTGTTACAATCGTTTCCCGGATTGCATTCAAGACAATCCGTAAATCTCTTATAACCGGTTTTTTTCTAGTTGCACGACTTTGTTGTTTTTTATTATCCTCAGCTTGCATTATTCTTTTTTCTGCTTGACTTACATTTAATCCTCTTTCAATTATTTCTTTGATCAGTTTAAGTTGTTCCTCTTCACTTTGACTTTTAAGTAATGCTCTGGCATGTCGTTCAGATAAATTGTTTTCCAACAACTTTTTTTGAACTTGTGGTGAGAATTTAAGAAGTCTAATTTTATTTGCGATTGAAGCTTGGCTTTTCCCAACCTGCCTGGCAAGTGTCTCCTGAGTAAGATTAAAGTTGCTCAAAATGTTTTGATAACATTGGGCTTCATCAAAATAATTTAAACCCTCTCGTTGTAAATTCTCAATCAAAGCCGTTGTAGCCATTGCACTGTCAGAATAGTTTTTAACGGCTGCATTTATTTTTCTCCACCCCAATTTTCTACAGGCTAAAAACCGTCTTTCACCTACAACAAGTTCATATCCATTAATTGCTTTACGGACTACAATCGGCTGAATTAGTCCCGAGGTTCTAATCGATTTGGCCAGCTCGTCTATTTTCTCTTCAGATATTTCCCGCCGGGGTTGAAAAGGGTTTGGCTTGATCTTTTCCAAGTCAATTGCATAGACTTGATCTGATTTAAC
This is a stretch of genomic DNA from Bacillota bacterium. It encodes these proteins:
- a CDS encoding ParB/RepB/Spo0J family partition protein — translated: MSEKKRLGKGLGALIPEVLAVSPETSEIELAAIKPNPFQPRKNFDDEKLRELSASIKEHGVIQAVVLTKGDNDYEYILIAGERRCRAAQIAGLTKVPAVIRDIDRGTMLEIALIENLQRENLNPIEEAAAYRKLMDEFNYTQEELAKRIGKSRPTIANSLRLLSLSEPVKELLEKGEITPGQARPLLSISDRALQYQSAIKIIEEGLSSRVSEQIAAETGRKKRIKGEKEIHQEPLLQELQLQMQRVYGTKVLIKRSKNGGAIEIYYYSEDDLERLVSKLLPDGVQ
- a CDS encoding adenylate kinase; translated protein: MLIILIGPPGAGKGTQAKKLVNEFNLAYVSTGDILRNAVKEETALGRKAREYMDQGKLVPDELVVEIVRERLLEPDCREGVLLDGFPRTVSQAVFLDKVLLKLGLNIDLALLIEVDEDELIDRLTGRRVCSDCGANFHIKFKPPKVRNVCDQCGGELYQRDDDTLETVQERLSVYKEQTAPLAEYYQDKKLLKIIDGNHEIEMVYKQIAGFLKELKMPEK
- a CDS encoding AAA family ATPase, which produces MAHVIAIANQKGGVGKTTTAINLSAAMAKLGATVLLVDVDPQGNTTSGVGLSRKDINDCIYNVLIDEMPIKKIILPTKWKNLYVVPATIQLAGAEIELVSMVSRESKLKKSLVPVLSDYDYILIDCPPSLGLLTLNALKAANGVMIPIQCEYYALEGLGQLMNTISLVRKHLNNELRIEGVILTMYDTRTNLSEQVAEEVKKYFKQYVYQTIIPRNVRLSEAPSHGKHILDYDPKSKGAELHIALAREVMGR
- a CDS encoding M23 family metallopeptidase, with product MVVPHSEESTFSLRLPLFAVKLIVAFLVLFVTGVCVLGFAYIRAVADAKEVQTLRQANRAQQEEIDALAVETQRMMEQVREIDELIEVVTERIEGEEGEIKGINEQSTSATILEQDTIMYDNGRSYSSRSLSNGVLERASSNILLLQNIIPEQTELLDSMEDYVTRMEATPSIWPARGRISSGFGMRPIPYSASGYQFHTGVDIIGARGTAIWATAAGEVIFTGYQGSYGNIVIIEHGYGYETLYAHLAGFSVNAGEYVEKGQNIGYMGSSGRTTGTHLHYEVHYNGSFVNPQNYMKQ
- a CDS encoding polymer-forming cytoskeletal protein, translating into MFKKDSFDSSSDKVNTVIGKETVFTGTINGKGLIRIDGQADGKIINKGDVIIGESGKVKVDIKARNITIAGYYEGTIEAEGKLELKRTATAIGSFRVNGLLVESGSVLSGNLDMKHKDQSSGVSSVQHNWQSKKQEENDQ
- a CDS encoding ParB/RepB/Spo0J family partition protein, with product MIEETEVKSDQVYAIDLEKIKPNPFQPRREISEEKIDELAKSIRTSGLIQPIVVRKAINGYELVVGERRFLACRKLGWRKINAAVKNYSDSAMATTALIENLQREGLNYFDEAQCYQNILSNFNLTQETLARQVGKSQASIANKIRLLKFSPQVQKKLLENNLSERHARALLKSQSEEEQLKLIKEIIERGLNVSQAEKRIMQAEDNKKQQSRATRKKPVIRDLRIVLNAIRETIVTIQNAGLYPEVDEKIEKDYIEITIRLTKEMLENRKRITVNS